A DNA window from Fragaria vesca subsp. vesca linkage group LG3, FraVesHawaii_1.0, whole genome shotgun sequence contains the following coding sequences:
- the LOC101314361 gene encoding TMV resistance protein N-like: MEFYFFEISLAIVAVRNLNASESLASSSEPLRWKYNVFLSFRGPDTRKGITAQIRDRLHRSGIITFMDEPDLKVGDTISPTLIKAIKESRFAIKNSFEDAFSKHETCGRHESDKLNQWRAALSKVANISGWNTNNFKTHEELVDDIVESVCSKVPPDAIESTRDFQEYEATTQAMNKVKKALTNDETTAVGVYGMGGVGKTSMDTLADLLGFELKEKTEAGRADKLHKEI; the protein is encoded by the exons ATGGAGTTCTATTTCTTCGAG ATATCGTTGGCGATTGTTGCGGTAAGAAACTTGAATGCCTCTGAATCTCTTGCTTCATCATCAGAACCTCTTCGCTGGAAGTATAATGTGTTTTTGAGTTTCAGGGGTCCTGACACTCGCAAAGGGATTACAGCCCAAATACGCGATCGACTTCATAGAAGTGGCATTATAACGTTCATGGATGAACCAGATCTTAAAGTAGGGGATACTATTTCGCCCACCCTCATAAAGGCAATTAAAGAGTCGAGGTTTGCAATC AAGAACAGTTTCGAAGATGCTTTCTCTAAGCATGAAACCTGTGGCCGACATGAATCAGACAAGTTGAATCAATGGAGGGCTGCCTTAAGCAAAGTGGCCAATATCTCAGGGTGGAACACAAATAATTTCAA GACTCACGAAGAACTTGTTGACGACATTGTGGAATCTGTCTGCAGTAAAGTACCACCTGATGCAATTGAATCCACAAGAGATTTCCAAGAATATGAAGCAACAACACAAGCCATGAACAAGGTTAAAAAGGCGCTAACTAATGACGAGACCACTGCCGTTGGTGTCTACGGCATGGGCGGCGTTGGGAAGACAAGCATG GACACATTGGCAGATCTGCTGGGCTTCGAATTAAAAGAGAAGACAGAAGCTGGAAGAGCAGATAAGTTGCATAAGGAGATATGA